In Pangasianodon hypophthalmus isolate fPanHyp1 chromosome 1, fPanHyp1.pri, whole genome shotgun sequence, the genomic window TATTACCACTTTCctgattaaacacaaacacagtattTTAGGGTAGTGCCCCACAGTCATCTCAGAAACATGCTTGATGCATTCCTTAAATCAAATGTGCACACACTATTCAGATGTCTTTCCTTTGTAGTGTTGAGGTTGCTActctaattaacaaaataacacatttataaagactGTCCACCAACATTTCATGTCCAGAATAAACAATTGAATAATTACACTTTCTGCAACTGTTTTAATCCTTTtcaaaaagagaacaaaacaatGTTTGATATCAAATCATCAGCATGCAAATGCTCTAGCTGTGCCACACTGTATGTGGATTACAAGAATACAGACTGCTGTAGAATTACTATAGCAAAACACAGAACGTTCCCTTTAAAATACCCTTTGGCACATTTACATATGCTTTATAAAAAAGTCAGTTAAGAATATTATTAATCTTCATgtctattaaaataaacattcaattctattttttttgaTAGTTGATATGGCACCACATTTGGTAAATACATCTAAAAATAGGTAACTCGTGTGTTCTTATAGTAACCACATGTATATTCtgactaaatataaatatactttacGTGGATATAGGGCCTGCTTAGATGAATAATGTTCCATAAATTGACCATGTTGTTGAATGGAATAAAGGAAATACCAATGGCATAGGCTTAAGTAATTTCTGCCTCACTTTGTCCACTCAAGCGCAAAAATGAGAAGTGAACAGCACAGCTGGAGGTCTGGGCTGTGAGTGATCTTACAATAGCAGCAAAGTGTGTCTACAAGCACCTGGTACTATCACGCACACCAAAGGAAGACGGTGATCTATTTGCACCTTGATTTGCTACTGAACATACTTCCAACTTAGTGAGACTAGGAGTATTCATTAAATCACTGTGCATAGCAAAGTGAAGAAAATATGTGCTGTTGAGAGCAAGAAACACAAATGAATAAGTTCATGATGAAGTTGTGAAAACACAGATTTGTATTGCAAATAGGAGAATATAGTGCATGGTATTTCAAGCAGGGCCGGTGCATACATAACGGTGACCTAGGCAATTTCCTAGAGTGGCACTTGTACATGGGTGGTTTAATGTACCAACACTATCGTCCACCTATTTCATTGCAAGGTATATAATTTTACCAAGCTCTCTATGAGTGcactctgtaagcacattaaatggcTAAGAAGACAGTCACCACCAGTGGTCAATTTGTAAAACTTTTAAACAACGGACTGGTTGGAGGTATAGGTACATTCTGTTTCGCCTAGAGCATCAGAATAGCATGCACCAGCCCTGATTATAAGATATACAACGAACTACAGAAAATATTCTAAGCACTTATGGTCATTAAATGCTTCTCACAAAACAATTTTCTGatccaagcttttttttttcatatctaaATAGGACAGCACCCattttagagaatatttatattacaaaaaattaCGGGCTAGGGTAATCACTGAaaaattactttgttaaacatttaTACAGTGTTTAAGTTAAGACTTGGCACTAGGTCAACTTCACAGTGTATAGAATAAAAGAATTAGGTTATATGCTACAATGTACTGTACTTCTTCATTAGGACAACAGCCAACAGCATAGAAAGAGTTCTGGGTTTGTGCTTTTGTGTCACTGTGACAACTTTATAAACCAGTGATTACATGCAGTGTAAGAAATGGTGTCATCCAGAGTacaaaacacaccagcaaaCTGTACATGTGTGGACAAATATAGTGAACACCTCATATATGGACCTCATGTGCGATACATAAACAGTGAAAAGGCATTAAATGCTTGCTACTCATTAAATGCTGGGGTGGTGGAAGTGCCCTTGTAGAAAATGGTCCTGGTGTTGTCTGGGCTGTTCCCTCTTTCAGGGATTAGGATCATATTGCTTTTCCTTCGCAGTGTTGAGTCGCGACTCTCAGGGCCACTCTCACTGCTCTCTATAGGGGTGACCCGGATGGTGGAGACGGTTTGATGAGGGTGCTGATCACCTACTGAGTTGGCTAGAGTGGAAATAGAGGAGACAGCAGGAACTGTTGGGACTGTGACATGTATCGGAGCGCCAGAGTTgctcctcttcctgtctgtggaGCCATAGCCGTCCCTAAGTGAATCACAATTCTCTGAGTCTCGGTTGAGGTCATTGAGCTCAAAAGACTGTCTTAAGCTGCTCTGAGACTTCCAGGTCCAGAAGGTGGTGCCATCAGTAGAGTGGGCATGAACCAAGGGCCGTCCATTCTCTGGGTGTGCCTCCACTCGGACGATGGAACCCTGGCTGGTAACCCCTGAACCAGGCTCCTCACTCAGGCTCTTATGGCGGTGCAGAGGTGCAGTGGAGCTGGTGTGGCTACTGCTCTCGGAACTGCTGGAGCCTGTGGGCAACAGGCCATGCTGCTTGGACATGCCAATCACTGGCACAACACGTGGTTGTCCATTGACATTCTTTTCCATGCTTTTCAGCCACTTGTCCCGGACGCTACCTCTAGGTGAAGTGCTCATGCCTTCCTGAGTCTCCTCTGGAATGTGCACCAGTTGGGAAGAGCCTGGTCTGGACTGAATAGACACTCTTGTACCTCCAGCAATACCACAAGGATTGCTGGGTAAAGTGCTGCTTCCAGTGGCCAGTTTGAGACATGACCCTGCCGGACCTTGCTGTTCCCCTTTAATGCCTGCGGTGGAGGGTTCTGAGCTACAGCGTGTCTCCATGCTGCTGGTGGAACACTGTCCCAGAGCAGTTTCCACAGCCTGCATGGAATGCTTTCGATTGTCATTCTTACTCTTCCACTGCGATAACAACTGCTTGGAACGGCTGGAGTCCATGGATGAATGGACTGTTCCATTGCGCCTTACGCCCTCATCCATGGTTGGTGGGTGAATCCGTGGCAGAGTGTTACTAAAGGTCACCATACTGTCCATATCCGTGGGGCTATGGGGCTGTGAGACTTCCACATCTGCGCTCGATCTCTTCAGGttggtaagggatctagtatgcCGGGTCTGAAGATTGCGGTGAAGGAGGCCATCTGAGTGTGAGGAGGAAATGCCATCACTACTGCTACAGCTTTTAGCAGGCAGATGGTGGCCAACATGTTGACCTAGCTCACCCAGGGACCTAACAGTATCCTGAACCTGAGGTTCACTCTTCAGCTTCTCCTCACTAGGTTGAAAATTCCCAACGGCATGCAAACCCTACCATGATCAGAGAGTTGAGTATTAAAATGACACATTACACCACAAAAATACTAATGCtatatgtaataatgtaatgtgaAGCACCAAgtgtattttaacattaaagGGCTTGAAAGAAAGAACTCACTAAATAAATAGCAATGCCCCCTCCAAGGAGAAATCCCAGGTATACATCAATGGCATGGTTCTTGTGCTGGATAATCCGTGTTAGGCCACATATGATGGCACTGATGATGAAGGAGAAGACCAACAGGGGCTTCAGGAGCTTAGATGAGTCTGTCAGAGTGCTGTTGAAATACATCTAAGCAGAAACAAATACACTCTCATTAAAGCGTCACCTTTACATATATTGAGCTTAGTACTGGCATCAACCTGAGACTAAGATGTTATTTTTCCTTAGCTGTACATATTAGAGAAATCTATTTATTTGTATCCTAGGTGGATGATGAGTTTATTCAACACAGACTGTGTTAGATTGCATTGTCTTGTGTTACCTGAAGTTAGTTAGACAGCTAAGATAGCTAGCcaatcttctccacaaacaatGGCTAgctacaccgatcagccataacattatgaccactgagaggtgaagtgaataatattgattatctcgttataataacacctgtcaagggttgagatatattaggcagcaagtgaccagttggTTTAgagagattagattagattagagagactttgacaagggccaaattgtgatggctagatgactgggtcagagcatctctaaaacggcaggccttgtggggttttcctggtatgcagtggttaatacctaccaaaagtggtccaaggaaggacaaccggtgaactagcgacagggtcatgggcgcccaaagctaactgatgcgcgtggggagtctGGTCTGATTCCACAGAAGCTAcaagctattgtagcacaaattgctgaaaagttaaagctggctatgatagaaaggtgtcggaacacacagtgcatcgcagcttgctgcgtatggggctgtgtagccacagacctgtcagagtgcccatgctgacctctgtccactgacaaaagtgcctacaatggacaggtgagcatcagaactggaccacggagcaatggaagaaggtggcctaatctgataaatcacattttcttttacatcatgtggaaggccgggtgcgtgtgcatcgtttacctggggaagagatggcaccagcatgcactatgggaagaacgcaagatggcggaggcagtgtgatgctcagggaaatgttctgctgggaaaatttgggtcctggcatttatgtggatgctattttgacatgtaccacctacctaaacattgttgcagaccaggtacacccttcatggcaacgatattccctaatggaagtgaactctttcggcaggataatgcgccctgccacactgtaaaaatcgTTCAgaaatggttcgaggaacatgacaaagagttgttgtcttggcctccaaattccccagatctcaatccagtcgaacatctgtggggtgtgctggccatcaagtctgatccatggagaccccaccttgcaacttacaggacttaaaggacctgctgttaatgtctttgtgccagataccacagcacaccttcagggatctagtggagtccatgcctcaacgggtcagggctgttttggcagcaaaagggggaccaacacaatattaggcaggcgGTCATAATGtaatggctgatcggtgtatattaaCGTGATGAATCTagtatttatttgaaaaagttCACTTAAGTAAGAATGGTAACTTAGTCATATTGAGGAAAGGTTCCCTGTTATAGCAGAGAGATAGAAAGGCTTATTcttgttataaatgtaaaaatgaattataaaaagGTAAATCTgatttagaaaacaaaaaaaaaaacagttgatcGCCAGCTTCCTTGGGGGAAATACTTTTAGATTATTTTAGTTAATTCTATGGGAACGCTGTCTTTAACAGTAAGCACAGATGGAGCGGTACACACATTCGCTAtgagtcaaaagtttggactagattgaatatacatttttcattgtcTTAAAGAGATTCGGTTCCATgacaaatgtaaatagtgaaGATAATGCAGTTTTAATAAGTACTTTttgcttaaaataatttttcccaAGCAAGCAGCTTTCATTTAGAACTTTTTTGAAGCAGTTAAGAAGTGCTCTGCCTATTTAGGAAGCGTCCTGGGAGAAACTCCCTtatgaagctggttgagaagatGCTATGAGTGTCCAAAGCTTCATCAGGATCactattaaaatttaaaacataaatgttgaattttttatgtttcacacttttttttggttACTACATATAGTAAAAATCAGGGATGTGTCAATACTGATACTTGTATCAGCCTGATAccatgcattttttatttatgtatttattttatcattgttTTCCCCTGATTTtcctccctaatttagtcttggccaattccacGCACCCAGTTACATCTTCCCTATCACATTAATGACGACAATCaaagactgcaaactgtgctctctGAAAATgtcaagaggaggaactacagaaTCTTCCTGCAATAAATATAACCTGATAAACCATCTTAATGTAAAACGGCTGCAAACAACCCTACAGTAAGCGAAAACAGCTATTACCCTGTTGTTTTTGCCAAACAGACACTATCGGTCATTGGTAACGAGGGATTATGGAAACACACCTGAGACTCTTGTGATATATCAAAATACATATActctgtctggaaaaaaaaaaaggtattgcTGCACCCCtagtaaaaatagaaaaagaaaaataagtaaaCCGTACAATGAGCAGATGTATCCCAATTTTTGATTGGTAGTGTATGTGTAAGAACACATAAATAATTGTAGTGTATATATAAGAATACTCATATTATTTGCAATACACATGACTGATGGAAAACCTTAACTGTGTATATGATTAATAAAATGGTGTGGTAAAATGTccaatataatttattacattggacattttatcacatttttccaTATTTCACCAGTTTTAGGGTCCCTTCATTGGCTTCCTGTGTTTTTTAGAATTCAGTTTAAGATTTTACTTATTGTTTTCAAAGCTCTTAGTGGACAAGCCCCATCTTATGTTTCTGATCTTATTCATTTGCATTCAATGCCCAGGTCCCTCAGGTCGGCTAATAAAGCTCTGTTACATGTGCCTCGGTCTCGACTTAAATCAAAAGGGGACAGAGCCTTTGCAGTCACTGCTCCACGTCTGTGGAATCAGGTGCCACCTGACATTAGGAGTGcctcttctctttctattttcAAGTCTAGACTTAAGACACATTTTTTATTCTCTTGCTTTTCCAGGCTGTTAACTTATTGTGTactgttgtcattgttgttgatattattgttttattattattattgttttttttttttatattctattttagAATTTGTTGTATTGGTTTTGTTCAGCACTTTGGTCAGTGTTATGCTGAAtttaaatatgctttataaataaaacttactttACTTACTATAATTTAATGTCATTGTCCTGTATTGATTTTACTGAGCAGATCTCAGCCTTATGCAGTAACTGGGACTGTTCCAAGTTGTGAATCAGCATTACGTCACTCATATCCTCAGCGTAAACACACGCACGCCCCTACTACTCCCCAAGCACTGAATCTAACGCACTAAAGCAACTACACTGTCAAGCAAATGCTTTGAGTGACCTTCAAAATAttgtaaattttaaatgcattgtACTCTCTAAGTGacagtaacatttatttatcatgttaGAGGTTTACACAGCAATGAGGCTGAATGATGAAATATTCCATAAACACATCAAAGCTGTGTGCACTGTCTCTGTGCAGTGTCTCAGATGGAATTTATAAAGCTTTTGTATGATAAATAGGTTAACTTGAGTAGACATTATACACTGCATGGGTGTGACAAGCTACTCACAGAGATGTAGACAGCAGCAAAGGATGCCAAGGTTGCATGCTGGGAAGGGAACGATTTTCTGGAAAATGAGGAGAACCCAAATCAGACTGAATACTATTGTACTCAGCACAGACTGTTGTATACTGAAAGTAGTTTTATTAAGCCCAGGTACAATGAGCATCTTCCTTTAAAAAACTTACCACAGCAATATTATCAAACTACATTTACCAAATATTCAGCCACTGTATATAGTCAGAAGAAAGGGAAAACCTGAAGAAGGTGAAAAACAATCACTGTCAGTGTTGGGCTGAAAAAGTAATGATgctattttgctgttttttctcCTGCTTTCTCTGGTGTAAGAACCTCAATCAATACGCAAGTACAACAAAACAGCCCTCTGAGTGCAAATCTGCCTACGGcaaagaaaaatgcatcatcGAGCTGTGTCTGCTGCCATGTTGTACACAGGAAGCACAATACTGCTGCCTTCAGATTGACAGATACTAAAGCATGGGCTTCTATTCGAAATGGAATCTACCTTATTACCATTAGGTTGTCCAGAGCTACAATAAAAGGTAACTTTAAGTGCGGGGTATATAGTTTATAAGCTGTTTGCTTAAGAAAGGTCATTTGGAATGAAAATCTACACATTGTTTAGTCATGCTAAATTCTTAGACCCCCGCACTTTCTCCCCAATTTGATCATCTGCCCATTCCCGTCCATTCAGTGCCTgttctcccctatcacacaacagctaccaatcGGGGAGGGTCAAGTTTATCACATGgttcctccgagacacgtgacGTTAGCCAAcaaacatcttttcaaactgtggCCCATGCTGCGTTACAGGGCAGTTTaatacacacagaggaaagcgctatccaccctctttCACGtacgtgagctcacagacatccacaattggctagtgtcactgtgagtgacagaggagagagggtATGCCACACCTTCCACCCAGAGGGCAtggcttattttttttcccttggtaCCCAGCCATGGATGACTGTGGCATCATCGAGATAATCATGCTAATTTTGTCTTTTGACTAGATGTCTTTTGAtgtcaaaatggcaaaaaaaattaaaaaaagaattctaTTCAGTGTTCTGTATTTGGGACAGTTTTTTCTCAAATTTGGAAACTTTGGGTGTTTCTGCTGCTGACCTCATTTTAATGATCAGCTTCCTAAGTGATTAAAGGATAAATAAAGATACGCTGGCCCTTCAGGATGTACTTCAAAAGCAGACACCATTGAGGCCACAAATACAACTCCCACAAATGAACTAATTCTGCCTGCAAGCACTCTGTGAAGtatcttttttccatttctgctGTGTAGGACATGGAAATAGTGCATTTCTTTAGACAGTTATTAGTGAGCAATTCCAAGAACTGCCAAATTCATTCTGCAAAGTGATCCACTAAATCATTGTAATAAGAGCTACATACAGTTAAAGTAACCTGTGTACAAATCTTATATTTAACATTCCAAGGATAGATGCATTTTAGACTGTTTCATTATTGGGCTCTCGTTTCCTTGGTATAAAAAAATACcaatactgaaaataaaacataccaTGTGGGGAAAGCTCTAAAGATAAAACACTCCAGTGAGGAAATATTCAGGTCATTTTGTGATAAACGTCTGCTTGCTTTCAGAGCCTTTGCCTGAACTTCTGATGCACTACATACCCTACTTCATATTCcaaaaaataaagcacacaaaAGCGGCTTGTCTACTTGACAATGTCTCAATCTTTTGGTATCCACTTCTACGCTAGTCGTACCTGCCAGCATTAATGATGGCGGTGTCAGTCCCAGAGCAGATGTCTTCCAGAATGAAAGAGTTCTCATCACAGGAGGAGTTCAGGTGTGTGTAGTTGGGTTTGCAAACAGTAAGGAAGTACGGTGCTGGGTAACCTGTAGACAGCTGGATGATGTCAGTTATTAGAGCAGTGGCACAGAGACCAAACACATGAAcccctgtaaaaaaaaacaaaaaaaacaaaatacaaagtgaatgattaaatacatttcaagGATGATGTTACCAAGTGATTGAACGACAATGTAGTCTATACATTCTACttctatttacaaaaaaaatctaatttactgAGTGCTTGAATCATATATAATTGAGTCACCTTGAGTGCAACTTACCCACAAACCTGATGGCACGGCGGATGTAGGAGTTGAAGTTGCAGCCAGCTGCATTGATGTTGGCCTCGGCTCCAGGGCCACTCTGAGTTTTGGACAGCCAGCAGAATAGAATGCCTTCTCCAATCATTATCTGTAGACAGAAGAGCCTCAGAGTCAAGGGGTTAAGCCAAAAAGCCATCT contains:
- the LOC113534223 gene encoding phospholipid phosphatase-related protein type 4 encodes the protein MSARERAKAKTTKDSLSLLPCFYFVELPILVSSIVSLYFLEWTDIFKPVRWGFSCYDRSLSLPYIEPTHEVIPFLMLLMLTVGAPAITIMIGEGILFCWLSKTQSGPGAEANINAAGCNFNSYIRRAIRFVGVHVFGLCATALITDIIQLSTGYPAPYFLTVCKPNYTHLNSSCDENSFILEDICSGTDTAIINAGRKSFPSQHATLASFAAVYISMYFNSTLTDSSKLLKPLLVFSFIISAIICGLTRIIQHKNHAIDVYLGFLLGGGIAIYLGLHAVGNFQPSEEKLKSEPQVQDTVRSLGELGQHVGHHLPAKSCSSSDGISSSHSDGLLHRNLQTRHTRSLTNLKRSSADVEVSQPHSPTDMDSMVTFSNTLPRIHPPTMDEGVRRNGTVHSSMDSSRSKQLLSQWKSKNDNRKHSMQAVETALGQCSTSSMETRCSSEPSTAGIKGEQQGPAGSCLKLATGSSTLPSNPCGIAGGTRVSIQSRPGSSQLVHIPEETQEGMSTSPRGSVRDKWLKSMEKNVNGQPRVVPVIGMSKQHGLLPTGSSSSESSSHTSSTAPLHRHKSLSEEPGSGVTSQGSIVRVEAHPENGRPLVHAHSTDGTTFWTWKSQSSLRQSFELNDLNRDSENCDSLRDGYGSTDRKRSNSGAPIHVTVPTVPAVSSISTLANSVGDQHPHQTVSTIRVTPIESSESGPESRDSTLRRKSNMILIPERGNSPDNTRTIFYKGTSTTPAFNE